A region from the Variovorax sp. RKNM96 genome encodes:
- a CDS encoding TatD family hydrolase — protein MASFVDTHCHLDAPEFGAEMPQIRARAAAQGVSLCVIPAVAVFNFDTVRELAHRQGDAYALGIHPLCTGQAEDADLEVLDAELTARRDDPRLVAVGEIGLDYFVEGLDGPKQERFFHTQLQLARKHGLPVLIHVRRSVDKVLKHLRQTAAGRPWQGIAHAFNGSEQQANACIELGLKLGFGGAVTFERALQLRRLATTLPLDAIVMETDAPDIQPHWLYRTQAQRDAGEAQGRNEPGELPRIAEVVAGLRGIGIDALAVATTRNAVETLPKLESLMALSERAPHPA, from the coding sequence ATGGCTTCGTTTGTCGATACCCACTGCCACCTGGACGCGCCCGAATTCGGTGCGGAGATGCCGCAGATCCGCGCCCGCGCCGCGGCGCAAGGGGTTTCCCTGTGCGTGATTCCGGCGGTGGCCGTCTTCAATTTCGACACCGTGCGCGAGCTGGCGCACAGGCAGGGCGATGCCTACGCGCTGGGTATCCACCCACTTTGCACGGGCCAGGCGGAAGACGCAGACCTCGAAGTGCTCGACGCGGAGTTGACTGCGCGACGCGACGACCCGCGGCTCGTGGCGGTCGGCGAGATCGGCCTGGACTACTTCGTCGAAGGCCTTGACGGTCCGAAGCAGGAGCGTTTTTTTCACACTCAGTTGCAACTGGCACGCAAGCACGGGTTACCCGTGCTCATCCACGTGCGGCGCTCGGTCGACAAGGTGCTCAAGCATTTGCGGCAGACGGCGGCCGGGCGGCCATGGCAGGGCATCGCGCATGCGTTCAACGGCAGCGAGCAGCAGGCCAATGCCTGCATCGAACTCGGGCTCAAGCTCGGCTTCGGCGGGGCGGTGACTTTCGAGCGCGCGCTGCAGCTGCGGCGGCTCGCGACCACCTTGCCGCTCGACGCGATCGTGATGGAGACGGATGCCCCCGACATCCAGCCGCACTGGCTCTACCGTACCCAGGCGCAGCGCGACGCCGGCGAAGCGCAGGGCCGCAACGAGCCGGGCGAGCTGCCGCGCATCGCCGAAGTGGTGGCCGGATTGCGCGGCATCGGCATCGATGCGCTGGCGGTAGCCACCACCCGGAATGCGGTCGAAACGCTGCCGAAGCTCGAAAGTCTGATGGCCTTGTCGGAACGCGCGCCGCACCCCGCG